From a region of the Lactuca sativa cultivar Salinas chromosome 4, Lsat_Salinas_v11, whole genome shotgun sequence genome:
- the LOC111883051 gene encoding succinate dehydrogenase [ubiquinone] iron-sulfur subunit 2, mitochondrial: MATSLVRRALSRVHSSPAAKLFLSRAHASEPQNQQAKPVAQSSHSLKNFQIYRWNPDNPGKPELQNYQIDLKECGPMVLDALIKIKNEIDPTLTFRRSCREGICGSCAMNIDGCNGLACLTKIPSGDATMITPLPHMFVIKDLVVDMTNFYNQYKSIEPWLKRKSPAPVGWVGKEIYQSKDDRAKLDGMYECILCACCSTSCPSYWWNPESYLGPAALLHANRWIMDSRDEYTQERLDAVNDEFKLYRCHTILNCARACPKGLNPGKQIQNIKSLES; encoded by the exons ATGGCGACCAGTCTGGTCCGTCGAGCTCTCTCTAGGGTTCATTCGTCTCCGGCCGCGAAGCTTTTTCTCTCCAGAGCACATGCATCGGAGCCTCAAAATCAACAAGCGAAGCCAGTCGCCCAATCTTCACATAGTCTCAAGAACTTTCAAATCTACCGATGGAATCCTGACAATCCAGGAAAACCAGAGCTCCAAAACTACCAGATCGACCTTAAGGAGTGTGGTCCTATGGTCCTAGATGCACTGATTAAGATCAAGAACGAGATCGATCCTACCTTGACGTTCCGTCGGTCGTGCCGTGAAGGAATCTGCGGTTCCTGTGCTATGAACATCGACGGATGTAACGGACTTGCTTGTTTGACGAAGATTCCGTCGGGAGATGCGACGATGATTACGCCTTTGCCGCATATGTTTGTGATTAAGGATCTGGTGGTGGATATGACGAATTTCTACAATCAATATAAGAGTATTGAGCCGTGGTTGAAGAGAAAGTCTCCGGCACCGGTTGGTTGGGTAGGGAAAGAGATTTATCAGAGCAAGGATGATAGGGCGAAGCTCGATGGGATGTATGAATGCATATTGTGTGCCTGCTGTAGCACATCATGCCCTAGCTATTGGTGGAACCCTGAGTCTTACCTTGGCCCCGCTGCTCTTCTTCACGCTAATCG GTGGATCATGGATAGTCGAGATGAATATACACAGGAGCGTCTAGATGCAGTAAATGATGAATTCAAGTTGTATCGCTGCCATACAATTTTGAATTGTGCTCGTGCATGCCCTAAGGGGCTCAACCCTGGGAAGCAAATCCAGAACATCAAGAGTCTTGAAAGCTAA